In Brachyspira sp. SAP_772, the genomic window TTAAATCAATCCCAATGCTAGTAATATTAAGTGTTGTAACATGYGGWATATATTATTTRTAYTGGTTATATAAAACAACAGATTCTATAAAAAACTTTATGAATAATGCAGAAATAAATCCAACATTAGAATTAATACTATGTTTATTTATACCATTCTATCAATTATACTGGTTCTATAAATATTCTAGAATAATATATAAAGATATGACTTCAAAAGTAGGTATTGACAATACAGAAGATGCTTCTGTTTTACTTCTTGTACTTTCATTTGTTGGTTTAGGTATAGTTTCAGCTGCTATTATACAAGATAAATTAAATAGCATATACTCAAAGATGGGTACTGATAATATAACTTCTCAAGCTAATTAATATAAATTTAGTAAAATAGTTAAGTTTTCATACTCTAACTTTGACAATTGCTATTATATTTATATACTATAAATTAGGTATAATTTAAATATAAAGGAGAGGAATATGAAAGGTTATGCTATGTTAAAAATAGGTCAATCAGGTTGGATTGAGAAAGAAAGACCTGCTTGCGGACCTACAGACGCACTTGTAAAACCTTTAGCTGTA contains:
- a CDS encoding DUF4234 domain-containing protein, coding for MKNENIKSIPMLVILSVVTCGIYYLYWLYKTTDSIKNFMNNAEINPTLELILCLFIPFYQLYWFYKYSRIIYKDMTSKVGIDNTEDASVLLLVLSFVGLGIVSAAIIQDKLNSIYSKMGTDNITSQAN